A region of Pseudorasbora parva isolate DD20220531a chromosome 14, ASM2467924v1, whole genome shotgun sequence DNA encodes the following proteins:
- the terf2ip gene encoding telomeric repeat-binding factor 2-interacting protein 1 has protein sequence MMSKPGEEEDSKTKEISPVLFLETSGHSMRFYVRPGPTKMQLYPLITNGGGVLCRNQEPGAILLVDPGDVTSAMASTGQKYISMKFIMDCAEQNQQLDLDDYVISVGPSVQTRMAARHQGNGRLCYSPEDDAAILKFMEKRQNEAKGNLVWKEMEKRRVTDHSWQSMKDRFLKHLQHKLTEKSPTKSPSAASKRKALTFTQCLLSKKKVTQTSEPETDTLQKSVAVSDSSETQIGTENSLCLTVRTNPPPSPERASSPPDVPEAAHAPPHALPHAPNYDSQEECCVPVQEQETPGPEKSTSPTLDEDCDGRDIPDGSNEHSCLNKTKQTFWKTSTADSKKLGILEKAAREFEDSDVMDESEEVEDPCEAPIVEPSDAHESSASPATFARGRESQAEQHEEAQQDSPAPEEERPGPSSTASNGHIFMFDSESREQNHSQARGAPQETPSRLLVDVKKHIKTLMRETKKDLVEVTKALLKANGDLTSARVYLLDGYEHEIHGPLWNHLDDEVLLLADPYELEQLQSKFGAEEVTRRRAFLKAV, from the exons ATGATGTCAAAGCCAGGAGAGGAGGAGGACTCTAAAACAAAAGAAATATCTCCTGTCTTGTTCCTGGAAACCAGTGGCCATTCAATGCGCTTCTATGTGAGACCCGGTCCAACTAAAATGCAGCTTTACCCTCTGATAACAAACGGAGGAGGCGTTTTGTGTCGGAATCAAGAGCCTGGTGCCATTTTGCTGGTCGATCCGGGTGACGTGACTAGTGCTATGGCATCTACTGGACAAAAGTATATCTCTATGAAATTCATCATGGATTGTGCAGAGCAGAACCAGCAGCTGGATCTGGATGACTATGTAATTAGCGTCGGACCGTCTGTCCAGACGAGGATGGCTGCCCGTCATCAGGGCAATGGGCGGCTGTGTTACTCACCTGAAGATGACGCAGCTATTTTGAAGTTCATGGAAAAGCGGCAGAATGAAGCCAAAGGCAACCTGGTTTGGAAAGAAATGGAGAAACGGCGTGTGACCGACCACAGCTGGCAGTCCATGAAGGATCGGTTTCTAAAGCACCTTCAGCATAAGCTCACAGAGAAAAGCCCAACGAAAAGTCCCTCCGCAGCCTCTAAAAGAAAAGCTCTTACCTTTACTCAATGCCTCTTATCTAAGAAGAAAGTCACTCAGACATCAGAACCCGAGACTGATACCTTACAAAAGTCTGTCGCTGTGTCGGATTCATCTGAAACGCAAATCGGCACAGAAAACAGCTTGTGTCTGACCGTTAGGACCAATCCTCCACCTTCTCCTGAGAGAGCCAGTTCTCCTCCAGATGTGCCAGAGGCGGCACATGCCCCGCCACATGCCCTGCCACACGCACCAAACTATGACAGTCAGGAAGAGTGTTGTGTCCCGGTCCAAGAACAAGAAACTCCAGGGCCTGAAAAGTCCACAAGTCCTACATTAGATGAAGATTGTGATGGACGAGACATTCCAGATG gaTCAAATGAACATTCATGtctcaataaaacaaaacaaacattctGGAAAACCTCCACAGCTGATTCTAAGAAACTTGGGATTCTTGAAAAAGCTGCAAGAGAATTTGAGGACTCAGATGTG ATGGATGAAAGTGAAGAAGTTGAAGATCCATGTGAAGCACCAATCGTCGAGCCCTCAGACGCGCATGAAAGTTCAGCATCACCTGCAACATTTGCCAGGGGACGAGAAAGCCAAGCTGAGCAGCATGAGGAAGCCCAACAGGATTCACCAGCACCTGAGGAAGAGCGTCCAGGGCCCAGTTCCACAGCATCCAATGGCCACATATTCATGTTTGACTCTGAGTCACGGGAGCAAAACCACAGCCAGGCCAGAGGAGCTCCACAGGAAACTCCCTCCAGGCTCTTGGTAGACGTTAAGAAACATATCAAGACCTTGATGAGAGAGACTAAGAAAGACCTGGTTGAGGTGACCAAGGCACTGTTGAAAGCCAATGGTGACCTTACAAGTGCTCGAGTGTATCTGCTAGATGGTTACGAGCATGAGATTCACGGGCCTCTCTGGAATCATCTGGATGATGAGGTCCTCTTATTGGCTGATCCATATGAACTTGAGCAGCTTCAATCAAAATTCGGAGCGGAGGAAGTGACCAGGAGAAGAGCCTTCCTCAAAGCTGTTTGA